Proteins co-encoded in one Sulfurospirillum arsenophilum NBRC 109478 genomic window:
- a CDS encoding FIST N-terminal domain-containing protein, whose protein sequence is MKTYNYCYETGQLQNNIDFSLFEQEKNVLVQIFCGQNKDVLSYLTEIILRYIPNAICIGTTTDGEIYGDSISTLRSIISISIFEHTFIKTAYVQDKNSFQCGVKLASDLITPNTKLLILFSDGTKMNAEEFLHGVESFDATVPICGGMAGDNGKFEQTYISSQNTILGEGVVGVSLNSDILKVATDYKFDWKPVGLKHTITKVNNNRVYKIDRMKASYFYDKYLGSNFSRTEFPLILEKNGVIMARAVIGKHEDGSLSFSGNLEEGDQVRIGFGDAESLMKDPIEVLKNLHSIDIETFYIFSCMARRRFMPFLIKLGIGSFSKTAPCSGFFTYSEFYHHNGHNKLLNQTLTVVALSESSKTGSALAVSNKEETKKNTSYSKTIESLTHLIEQSARDYDKQSKRLEKQMNYSDALLTSHKQFLRYTVHEMNTPLSVIMNNIELYEMEFGKNNYLENIEVAVKSIFSMYDDLSYLVKKDHITYLNQRIDLVDYIRSRIDFFAQVANKAKSMFIFETNSDKIDIFFNETKLQRIIDNNITNAIKYTFENEKIVVSLFKEDDSCCFSIASHSRRIQDPEKIFEEYYREELAQDGFGLGLNLVKRICKEENVKITLHSDESITSFSYQFKIENA, encoded by the coding sequence GTGAAAACATACAATTATTGTTATGAAACAGGTCAACTGCAAAATAATATAGATTTTTCATTATTTGAACAGGAAAAGAATGTTTTAGTACAAATCTTTTGCGGTCAAAATAAAGATGTATTATCTTATCTTACTGAAATTATCTTGCGCTATATTCCAAATGCTATTTGTATAGGGACAACAACGGATGGAGAAATCTATGGTGATTCTATTTCTACCCTACGAAGCATTATCTCCATTAGCATCTTTGAGCATACCTTCATCAAAACAGCCTATGTACAAGATAAAAATTCGTTTCAATGTGGTGTAAAACTAGCATCTGACTTAATCACTCCAAATACAAAGCTACTCATTCTCTTTTCAGATGGCACAAAGATGAATGCAGAAGAATTCCTTCACGGTGTGGAATCATTCGATGCTACTGTGCCTATTTGTGGGGGTATGGCAGGCGACAATGGTAAGTTTGAGCAAACCTATATCTCATCACAAAACACCATTTTAGGAGAAGGTGTGGTGGGAGTTTCATTAAATTCTGATATTTTGAAAGTAGCAACGGATTATAAATTTGATTGGAAACCTGTGGGGCTTAAACATACCATTACAAAGGTAAACAACAATAGAGTCTATAAAATAGATAGGATGAAAGCGTCCTACTTTTACGATAAATACCTCGGTAGCAATTTCTCGCGAACGGAATTTCCCCTCATTCTTGAAAAAAATGGCGTTATTATGGCTAGGGCGGTCATTGGAAAACATGAAGACGGTAGTTTGAGTTTCAGTGGTAACTTGGAGGAAGGAGATCAAGTGAGGATTGGCTTTGGCGATGCCGAATCTTTAATGAAAGACCCTATAGAAGTTTTAAAAAACTTACACTCAATTGACATCGAAACATTTTATATCTTCTCCTGTATGGCGCGAAGACGGTTTATGCCATTTTTAATCAAGCTTGGCATCGGTTCTTTTTCTAAAACAGCCCCATGTTCAGGGTTCTTTACCTATTCAGAATTTTACCACCACAATGGACACAACAAACTTCTTAACCAAACCCTTACGGTTGTCGCATTAAGTGAATCTTCCAAAACAGGTTCTGCTTTAGCTGTTTCCAACAAAGAAGAGACGAAAAAAAACACCTCTTATTCTAAAACGATAGAATCTTTAACCCATTTAATTGAACAAAGCGCTCGTGACTATGACAAACAGTCTAAACGCCTTGAAAAGCAGATGAACTATTCTGATGCTCTGTTAACTTCGCATAAACAGTTTTTGCGCTACACCGTTCATGAGATGAACACACCTCTAAGTGTTATTATGAATAACATTGAACTGTATGAGATGGAATTTGGGAAAAATAATTATTTGGAAAATATCGAAGTTGCCGTTAAAAGCATTTTTTCAATGTACGATGATTTGAGTTATTTGGTAAAAAAAGATCATATAACCTATTTAAATCAACGCATTGACTTGGTCGATTATATTCGCAGTCGCATCGACTTTTTTGCGCAAGTGGCAAATAAAGCCAAATCTATGTTTATTTTTGAAACCAATTCCGACAAAATTGATATCTTTTTTAATGAAACAAAATTACAACGCATCATCGATAATAACATTACCAACGCTATTAAATATACCTTTGAAAATGAGAAGATAGTTGTTTCACTCTTTAAAGAAGATGATAGCTGTTGTTTTAGCATCGCATCGCATTCACGAAGAATTCAAGACCCTGAAAAGATTTTTGAAGAGTATTACCGCGAAGAACTTGCACAAGATGGCTTTGGACTAGGACTCAATCTCGTTAAAAGAATTTGTAAGGAAGAAAACGTGAAAATCACACTGCATTCAGATGAATCTATAACATCCTTTTCATATCAATTTAAAATCGAGAACGCATGA
- a CDS encoding response regulator transcription factor: MKILLLEDDILLNESITKYLTTVGHAITSVRDGNICLEILEKEKFDLLVFDINVPNIDGLSILETLHSQKKIIPIIFISTLIDIEDISRAFELGCYDYLKKPFHLKELNLRIDRISKTAKKELHHKRLSPSYSFDCDTMTLYFHEEPQVLSKRQLQIIQFLAHNRGFVCSYDRFRECVWNDFDMDVDEATIRTEVNRLKNHLKEDFIVNIRGVGYIVKTPSL; the protein is encoded by the coding sequence ATGAAAATCTTACTTTTAGAAGACGACATCCTCCTCAATGAATCTATCACAAAATACCTCACAACCGTTGGTCATGCCATTACTTCCGTAAGAGATGGCAATATCTGCTTAGAAATTTTAGAAAAAGAAAAATTTGATCTACTTGTTTTTGATATCAATGTTCCCAACATCGATGGATTGAGCATTTTAGAAACATTGCACAGCCAAAAAAAAATAATTCCGATTATTTTTATCTCTACACTCATTGACATCGAAGATATCTCAAGAGCGTTTGAGCTTGGCTGTTATGATTATTTGAAAAAACCTTTTCATTTAAAAGAGCTCAACCTAAGAATCGACAGAATTTCAAAAACCGCTAAAAAAGAGTTGCATCACAAAAGGCTCTCTCCTTCTTATAGTTTTGATTGCGACACTATGACGCTTTATTTTCATGAAGAACCGCAAGTTTTATCCAAGCGTCAACTTCAGATTATTCAATTTCTCGCACATAACCGAGGCTTTGTCTGTAGCTACGATAGGTTTAGAGAATGCGTATGGAATGATTTTGATATGGACGTCGACGAAGCTACCATCCGAACAGAAGTCAATCGCTTAAAAAATCATTTGAAAGAAGATTTTATCGTCAATATTAGAGGTGTAGGCTATATCGTAAAAACGCCTTCGCTGTAA
- a CDS encoding nucleoside deaminase encodes MDKFLEAAIEEAQKGLDDGGIPIGSVLVIDGKIVGRGHNQRVQKGSAVLHAEMDCLENAGRLSAADYRRATLYSTLSPCDMCSGAILLYGIPKVVIGENQTFCGPEEYVRSRGVEVEVLNNPKCRQLMEVFIEKNPELWNEDIGV; translated from the coding sequence ATGGATAAATTTTTAGAAGCAGCCATAGAGGAAGCCCAAAAAGGTTTGGATGATGGCGGTATACCTATTGGTTCTGTTCTTGTGATAGACGGTAAAATCGTAGGACGTGGTCACAACCAAAGAGTTCAAAAAGGAAGTGCTGTATTGCATGCGGAAATGGACTGTTTGGAAAATGCTGGACGTCTTAGTGCCGCTGATTATCGTAGAGCAACGCTTTATTCTACATTATCGCCTTGCGATATGTGCAGTGGTGCCATTTTGCTTTATGGCATACCCAAAGTTGTTATCGGCGAAAACCAGACGTTTTGTGGACCAGAAGAGTACGTTAGGTCAAGAGGCGTTGAAGTTGAAGTGCTCAACAACCCTAAATGCCGTCAACTGATGGAAGTTTTTATAGAAAAAAACCCTGAGCTTTGGAATGAAGACATTGGTGTATAA
- a CDS encoding SIR2 family NAD-dependent protein deacylase: MARVVIFSGAGISAESGLSTFRDTDGLWEKYRIEEICQAGCLSWNRENTLAFYDARREQLSSVTPNAAHYAIAKLQEHHPNGIALITQNVDDLFERAGCKDILHLHGFLPHLRCEKCGTTHHIGYTKQERAFTCKCNGSLRPDIVFFGEPAPMYEHLYDAMEDCQFLVIIGSSGNVIAMDHFALHVKHSILNNLEPSDAINERVYTKVLHQRATEAVDEIVGDVERFLRG, from the coding sequence ATGGCACGGGTTGTGATTTTCTCAGGGGCTGGCATCAGTGCGGAGAGTGGACTCTCTACTTTTCGCGACACGGATGGACTGTGGGAAAAGTACCGCATCGAAGAGATTTGTCAGGCTGGGTGTTTGAGTTGGAACAGAGAAAATACTTTAGCATTTTACGATGCCAGACGTGAACAACTCTCCTCCGTCACGCCCAATGCTGCGCACTATGCCATAGCAAAACTACAAGAACACCACCCCAATGGCATTGCCCTCATCACTCAAAATGTGGACGACCTTTTCGAGAGAGCAGGGTGTAAGGACATTTTGCACTTGCATGGTTTTTTACCACACCTTCGCTGTGAAAAGTGTGGCACAACCCATCACATAGGCTACACCAAGCAAGAGAGAGCTTTTACATGTAAATGTAATGGTTCACTACGCCCCGACATCGTCTTCTTTGGCGAACCAGCTCCCATGTACGAACACCTTTATGACGCGATGGAAGATTGCCAGTTTTTAGTCATCATCGGCTCTAGTGGAAACGTCATCGCGATGGATCATTTCGCTTTACATGTAAAACATTCCATCCTCAATAATTTAGAGCCAAGTGACGCCATAAATGAGCGGGTTTATACCAAAGTGTTGCATCAAAGGGCTACTGAGGCGGTGGATGAGATAGTGGGGGATGTGGAGAGGTTTTTGCGAGGGTAA
- a CDS encoding alpha/beta fold hydrolase, whose amino-acid sequence MKKTIGGLAVLLEGNQKNRPIIFLHGFPYDHTMWSEQIAALSDNYYCMAYDIRGLGGSSVGDGQFTMESFVDDLEMMVEEFREGEKPIVCAFSMGGYIALRALERMEDKFSAVILCDTASNADDNHAKLERSDVIRRINAQGLPTFSKNFIKKCYTDAYKKEHKEAFEKRIAKSMTFNSIGVKGCLLAMLTRNDTTEYLSSIKLPTLVLCGEHDAITPPSRMKAMAEQIHGAEFVLIKHAAHMSVVENPTDSNEAIKAFLAKL is encoded by the coding sequence ATGAAAAAAACCATCGGCGGATTAGCGGTCTTATTGGAAGGTAATCAAAAAAATAGACCCATCATTTTTTTACACGGTTTTCCGTATGACCATACGATGTGGAGTGAACAAATAGCCGCGCTTAGTGATAACTACTACTGCATGGCGTACGATATACGAGGCCTTGGTGGCTCTTCCGTTGGCGATGGACAGTTTACGATGGAGTCATTTGTCGATGATCTTGAGATGATGGTTGAAGAATTCAGAGAGGGTGAAAAACCTATAGTATGCGCTTTTTCGATGGGTGGATACATTGCCTTGCGTGCATTAGAGCGCATGGAAGATAAATTTTCAGCGGTCATTTTATGCGACACGGCTTCCAATGCGGATGACAATCATGCAAAACTTGAACGCTCCGACGTCATCAGACGTATCAACGCGCAAGGTTTGCCAACGTTTTCCAAAAATTTTATTAAAAAGTGTTATACCGATGCGTATAAAAAAGAGCACAAAGAGGCTTTTGAAAAACGCATCGCAAAGTCTATGACCTTTAACTCTATCGGCGTTAAAGGGTGTTTACTCGCTATGTTAACACGCAATGACACGACTGAATATCTTTCTTCCATCAAACTTCCTACACTCGTTCTCTGTGGAGAACACGATGCCATCACACCTCCTTCACGCATGAAAGCGATGGCAGAGCAGATACATGGTGCAGAGTTTGTGCTTATCAAACATGCGGCACACATGAGTGTGGTTGAAAACCCAACCGATAGCAATGAAGCGATAAAAGCGTTTTTAGCAAAACTATAA